The Methanomethylovorans hollandica DSM 15978 genome includes a region encoding these proteins:
- a CDS encoding methyltransferase domain-containing protein gives MNINTLVDPQKKCAPKPKSLGPVSSLEEHVNPDWWKKIFNSLYLKTDADVVGDSEITREEIDMFLSVLNLAQESKILDLCCGQGRHSMEVSRRGFKNVEGLDRSHYLIQKAKSVAKREGLNVRFREGDARKTPYSTDNFDAVFLLGNSFGYFETSEEDLRVLNEVKRVLKPWGKVLLDVTDGSYLKSNYQPRSWEWIDKHNFVCRERSLSLDDQKLISREVIVNDEQGVIADQFYAERLYTQESLQELLKKAGFSDVEVVNSIGSNSKRNQDLGMMEKRIIITANLRKEWTEPKKKVHAIQKDVVVVFGDPSKRDSLKPCGVFDDDDLYTIDQLKGALKERGEYSFKFLDNHDTLIQDLQRLKGKVDFIFNLCDEGYSNDPLKELHVPALLEILGIPYTGSGPQCLAFCYDKALVRGIAKDLGVPVSEGIVIKAEDVLFEVPMQFPVIVKPNFGDSSFGLNQHSVCHNRDEVVRAIYDIREGLGYDKPILVEEFLTGKDLSIGIIGNPPENYTVLPIIEEDYSELPSELPRMCGYEAKWIPDSPYWKIHSIAAEIPKDVEEFILECSLKMITRLECRDYTRLDWRMDAAGNPKLLEVNPNPGWCWDGHLAKMAALAGISYPEMIASILKSTDERITGAEPVKSSGPVPEFKFELC, from the coding sequence ATGAATATAAATACTTTGGTAGATCCCCAGAAGAAGTGTGCGCCAAAGCCCAAAAGTCTTGGGCCTGTATCCAGTCTTGAAGAACATGTGAACCCTGACTGGTGGAAGAAGATATTCAATTCCCTCTATCTGAAGACAGATGCTGATGTAGTAGGTGATTCCGAGATAACCAGGGAAGAGATCGATATGTTCCTATCCGTTCTGAACCTTGCGCAGGAGAGTAAGATCCTGGACCTGTGTTGCGGACAGGGACGCCACTCCATGGAAGTATCAAGAAGAGGGTTCAAGAACGTGGAAGGACTGGACAGATCTCATTACCTTATTCAGAAAGCAAAAAGCGTTGCTAAAAGAGAAGGCCTGAATGTTCGTTTCAGGGAAGGGGATGCACGTAAAACACCCTATTCGACTGATAATTTTGATGCTGTGTTCCTGCTGGGGAACAGTTTTGGTTACTTTGAGACATCCGAAGAGGATCTGAGGGTGCTGAATGAAGTAAAAAGAGTGCTTAAACCCTGGGGAAAAGTCCTGCTGGACGTGACTGATGGCTCTTACCTGAAATCAAATTATCAGCCCAGGTCCTGGGAATGGATTGATAAGCACAACTTCGTGTGCAGGGAACGTTCTCTATCTCTCGATGATCAGAAACTGATCTCCAGGGAGGTAATAGTCAATGATGAACAGGGTGTCATTGCCGATCAGTTCTATGCTGAAAGGCTGTACACACAAGAGTCACTTCAGGAGCTCCTCAAAAAGGCTGGTTTCAGTGATGTTGAGGTCGTAAACTCCATTGGATCTAACAGTAAGAGGAACCAGGACCTTGGCATGATGGAGAAGCGCATAATAATCACTGCTAACCTGCGCAAGGAATGGACAGAACCTAAAAAGAAGGTCCATGCAATACAAAAGGATGTAGTGGTAGTATTCGGTGATCCGTCCAAGAGAGATTCTCTGAAGCCATGCGGTGTTTTTGATGATGATGATCTGTATACCATTGACCAATTAAAAGGTGCTCTTAAGGAAAGAGGAGAATATTCTTTCAAGTTCCTGGATAACCATGACACCCTGATACAGGATCTGCAACGCCTTAAGGGAAAAGTGGATTTCATTTTCAACCTTTGTGATGAAGGTTATTCTAACGATCCACTGAAAGAACTGCATGTGCCGGCTTTGCTTGAGATTCTGGGTATACCTTATACCGGATCAGGTCCTCAATGTCTTGCTTTCTGTTATGATAAAGCTCTGGTAAGGGGTATTGCTAAGGATCTTGGCGTGCCTGTTTCCGAAGGTATAGTCATTAAGGCGGAGGATGTTCTGTTCGAAGTGCCTATGCAGTTCCCTGTAATAGTCAAACCCAACTTCGGGGATTCAAGTTTCGGACTCAATCAGCACAGTGTATGCCATAACCGTGATGAGGTTGTAAGGGCTATCTATGACATAAGAGAGGGTCTGGGCTATGATAAGCCCATCCTTGTTGAAGAGTTCCTCACAGGAAAGGATCTGAGCATAGGCATCATAGGAAATCCTCCGGAGAACTATACGGTTTTACCCATTATAGAGGAGGACTATTCTGAACTTCCTTCCGAATTACCCAGGATGTGCGGTTATGAGGCAAAATGGATCCCTGATTCCCCATACTGGAAGATCCATTCCATTGCAGCTGAAATTCCAAAGGATGTTGAAGAGTTCATACTGGAATGCAGCTTAAAGATGATAACAAGGCTCGAGTGCAGGGATTACACGCGTCTGGACTGGCGTATGGATGCAGCCGGCAACCCAAAGCTACTGGAAGTAAATCCCAATCCCGGATGGTGCTGGGACGGACACCTGGCTAAAATGGCGGCCTTGGCAGGCATCTCCTATCCGGAAATGATCGCCAGCATCCTCAAAAGCACAGATGAGAGGATAACCGGGGCAGAACCGGTCAAGAGTTCGGGACCAGTTCCTGAATTTAAATTTGAGCTCTGTTAG
- the avs4 gene encoding AVAST type 4 anti-phage nuclease Avs4 yields MIKPDWNIFKAKFSDNPHRNFEWLCYSLFCQEYDKTPGIFRYKNQSGIETNPINKEGEVIGWQAKFYETPLKDHLDDFTEMLNKSKRDYPDITKIIVYTNLDWTKGTGQDAPKTKKTIEQRANDLSIEIDWRTASFFESPFVTTTNENIASHFFLLDGSIITLLKEKEKSTESLLSQIQTYIEFDTEKIEIDRSNILQKIKNNISERQIIILSGVGGVGKTAVIKKYYQELEKKIPFYIFKSNEFNVGNIKVLFSNFNLQDFIEAHREEENKIIVIDSAERLLDLQNTDPFKECLSAMIKNNWKIIFTTRTNYLEDLNYQFIEIYKIIPYNIDLQTLDEGKLIELSQKHGFILPEDKKVIELIKNSFYLKEYLKYYTKENLGYLNFRNNLWNKEIKKSKSTREQCFLHIALQRVKESQFFVTPNCDPYILEELYHDGILEYNTAGYFITQDIYEEWALERIIQNAYLKRSNNLDFFERIGEELPIRRSFRNWVSEKLLLKDESIQQFIEEAIDDEKIQLYWKDEILISILLSDYSDTFFELFEEKLLENNQELLKRISFLLKIACKEVDYEFITQLGIKKLNLYPIEYIFSKPKGEGWNSLIEFTYKFLNQIGVENTSFLLPIIYDWNGKFKHGKTTKLSSLIALKYYQWLVQKDSYYSHGDVKENLCKTILSGASEIKYELNQIFENILNNKWKRYGDPYYDMVNTILIKCMENIEVIKTLPDCILKLADLFWFQIPEKEKFESYSIMEIEKYFCIEENHQNYYPSSAFQTPIYWLLKRSPEKTILFIIKFTNKVVDCYAKSDFAKYEDKIEEVEVTIDDRTYKQYINDRLWNTYRGTKGSTYLLESIHMALEKFLLDFGKYTDQQTLERLLLFLLKNSKSASITAVVTSIVLAYPDKTFNVAMALFQTKQLLFYDTQRLFSEQYNNNTLLGLAGFRIDYKKEIYADERREACDDKHRKLSIENIILNYQLFRSKDISENEADRKQRIIWNILDEYHQKLPNKQDETEDDKTWRLFLARMDKRKIKPTIEEKEDGFVIHLNPEIDSELRKYIDRSVENDLEPMKYGRLKLWAKYKIQNDQRHQQYTQYENNPQLALKEVKEIVYTLEQAPEDTFYLFNYSIPAEVCSILLREYFGDISADDRIFCKEVVLNVACHSLQPNYKYQVSDGTQSTLSVLPLLLQKFPEDKIKIKIILILTMFKDETFGMAGTEFNEFAIIGIDSIWSVNFKEAQSLLFGYLLLKPRYEALKKDLRYGKYVRNTHDLYTEVNQKFLTENEEDIKKVIENKISFDDLKNIEQLDPRILKTAFKIIPLNTDNNEHKIIAQSIISTFAKELLSNRTKKIVDYNTGHSFLKKLAYFTLSSSEQDIPTYLRPFIDNFSSSEAIADLFEEFIVAEYRLNSYNNFWKVWDMFYEKVVDLCKDGDKQKDVKSIVQSYLFAQTYWNEKDTDWQTLTDANRRFFANIIKKIGPCTSTLYSISKLLNGIGSNYLNNGISWISEILTTNQNLWNEKLETNTIYYIENIVKKYSYKNREDIRKTVKLKQELLVVLNFLIEKESVVGYMVREDIL; encoded by the coding sequence ATGATTAAACCAGATTGGAATATATTTAAAGCAAAGTTTAGTGACAATCCTCACAGAAATTTTGAGTGGTTATGCTATTCTCTTTTTTGTCAAGAATACGACAAGACTCCGGGCATTTTTCGATACAAAAACCAATCTGGGATTGAGACAAACCCTATTAATAAAGAAGGGGAGGTAATCGGTTGGCAAGCAAAATTTTATGAGACTCCTTTGAAAGATCATCTCGATGATTTCACTGAAATGTTAAACAAAAGCAAAAGAGATTACCCCGATATTACTAAAATTATTGTTTATACAAATCTGGACTGGACTAAAGGAACAGGGCAAGATGCTCCAAAAACAAAAAAAACTATAGAACAAAGAGCCAATGATTTAAGTATTGAAATCGATTGGAGAACAGCAAGCTTTTTTGAATCCCCTTTTGTAACAACTACCAATGAAAATATAGCATCTCACTTCTTTTTGTTAGATGGAAGTATTATTACCCTTTTAAAAGAAAAAGAAAAAAGTACAGAGTCATTGCTATCTCAAATTCAAACATATATAGAGTTCGATACTGAAAAAATAGAAATTGACAGAAGTAACATTTTACAAAAGATTAAAAATAACATTAGTGAAAGACAGATAATAATCTTAAGTGGAGTTGGAGGAGTAGGAAAAACTGCTGTCATTAAAAAATATTACCAAGAATTAGAAAAGAAGATTCCATTCTATATTTTTAAGTCTAATGAGTTTAACGTAGGCAACATAAAGGTTCTATTTTCAAATTTTAATTTACAAGATTTTATAGAAGCTCATAGAGAGGAAGAAAATAAGATTATTGTCATTGATTCGGCAGAAAGATTATTGGATCTACAAAATACAGATCCTTTTAAAGAGTGTCTATCTGCCATGATAAAAAACAATTGGAAGATTATTTTTACTACAAGAACTAACTATTTAGAAGATCTCAATTACCAATTTATTGAAATTTATAAGATTATACCTTACAATATAGATCTACAAACTCTAGATGAAGGCAAATTAATTGAACTATCCCAGAAGCATGGGTTCATACTTCCAGAGGATAAAAAAGTAATAGAACTTATCAAAAATTCGTTCTATTTGAAAGAATACCTAAAGTACTATACAAAAGAAAACCTTGGTTATTTGAATTTTAGAAACAATTTGTGGAATAAAGAAATTAAAAAATCAAAGTCAACAAGGGAACAATGCTTTTTACATATTGCTTTGCAAAGAGTTAAAGAATCTCAATTCTTTGTGACCCCAAATTGTGATCCATATATTTTGGAAGAATTATACCATGATGGAATATTAGAATATAATACAGCAGGTTACTTCATTACTCAAGATATTTATGAAGAATGGGCATTAGAGAGAATAATTCAAAATGCATATTTAAAAAGGTCTAATAATTTAGATTTTTTTGAACGAATTGGAGAAGAGCTTCCGATTCGTAGAAGTTTTAGAAATTGGGTCTCAGAAAAGTTATTATTAAAAGATGAATCAATTCAACAATTCATTGAAGAAGCAATCGATGATGAAAAGATTCAATTATATTGGAAAGATGAGATTTTAATATCGATTTTACTTTCTGATTATTCAGATACTTTCTTTGAATTGTTTGAAGAGAAATTGCTAGAGAATAACCAAGAACTACTGAAAAGAATATCATTTTTACTAAAAATTGCCTGCAAAGAAGTTGATTACGAATTCATTACACAATTAGGAATTAAAAAATTAAATTTGTATCCAATAGAATATATATTTTCCAAACCCAAGGGTGAGGGGTGGAATAGTCTTATAGAATTTACGTATAAATTTTTGAATCAGATAGGAGTGGAAAATACTTCTTTTTTATTACCCATAATATACGATTGGAATGGCAAATTCAAGCACGGAAAAACCACAAAATTATCTAGTCTAATAGCTTTAAAGTATTATCAATGGCTAGTTCAAAAAGATAGCTACTATTCTCATGGTGATGTCAAAGAAAATCTTTGCAAAACTATTTTATCTGGTGCATCCGAAATCAAATATGAATTAAATCAGATCTTTGAAAACATATTAAATAATAAATGGAAAAGATACGGAGATCCATATTATGATATGGTAAATACTATTTTGATTAAATGCATGGAAAACATTGAAGTTATTAAGACACTTCCCGATTGCATATTAAAACTTGCAGATTTATTTTGGTTCCAAATCCCTGAAAAAGAAAAATTTGAGTCGTATTCAATAATGGAAATTGAAAAGTATTTTTGTATAGAAGAAAATCATCAAAATTACTATCCATCAAGTGCATTTCAAACACCTATTTATTGGTTACTTAAACGTTCTCCCGAGAAAACAATCCTTTTTATAATCAAATTTACTAACAAAGTAGTTGACTGTTATGCAAAGTCGGACTTTGCAAAATATGAAGACAAAATTGAAGAAGTAGAAGTCACAATTGATGATCGCACTTATAAGCAATACATTAATGATAGACTTTGGAACACTTATAGAGGTACAAAAGGATCTACTTATCTACTTGAATCAATCCATATGGCTTTAGAGAAATTTCTCTTAGATTTTGGGAAATATACAGATCAACAGACTTTAGAAAGGCTGCTATTGTTTTTGCTAAAAAACTCGAAATCAGCTTCTATTACAGCAGTAGTAACTAGCATTGTTTTAGCATATCCCGATAAAACTTTTAATGTTGCAATGGCGCTATTCCAAACTAAGCAATTACTATTCTATGACACCCAAAGATTATTCTCTGAACAATACAATAATAATACCCTTTTGGGTTTAGCTGGATTTAGGATAGACTACAAAAAAGAAATATATGCAGACGAGAGGAGAGAAGCTTGTGATGATAAACACCGAAAGCTATCCATAGAGAATATAATTTTAAACTATCAGCTTTTTAGGAGCAAAGATATTAGCGAAAATGAGGCAGATAGAAAACAAAGAATTATATGGAATATTCTTGACGAATATCATCAAAAACTACCAAACAAGCAAGATGAAACTGAAGATGATAAAACATGGCGACTCTTTCTAGCAAGGATGGACAAAAGAAAAATTAAACCTACAATCGAAGAAAAAGAAGATGGTTTTGTTATTCATTTAAACCCTGAGATCGATTCTGAACTAAGAAAATACATAGACAGATCAGTAGAAAATGACTTGGAACCAATGAAATACGGCAGATTAAAATTATGGGCTAAATATAAAATACAAAATGATCAAAGACATCAACAATATACACAATATGAAAATAATCCTCAGCTTGCATTGAAAGAAGTTAAAGAAATAGTTTATACTTTAGAGCAAGCCCCTGAAGATACGTTCTATCTTTTTAATTATTCCATCCCTGCAGAGGTTTGCTCTATTTTATTAAGAGAGTACTTTGGAGATATCAGTGCAGATGATAGAATTTTTTGTAAAGAGGTCGTTCTAAATGTTGCTTGTCATTCTTTACAGCCAAATTACAAATATCAAGTATCAGATGGAACACAGTCAACACTTTCTGTTCTTCCTCTATTGCTTCAAAAATTTCCAGAAGATAAAATAAAAATAAAAATAATTTTGATATTAACCATGTTTAAAGACGAAACTTTTGGCATGGCAGGAACAGAATTCAATGAATTCGCTATTATAGGAATCGATAGTATATGGTCAGTAAATTTCAAAGAGGCTCAATCTTTACTTTTCGGATATTTACTCCTAAAACCGAGATATGAAGCATTAAAAAAAGATCTTCGATATGGAAAATATGTAAGAAATACACATGACTTATATACGGAAGTGAATCAAAAGTTCTTAACAGAGAATGAAGAAGATATAAAAAAAGTCATCGAGAACAAGATATCATTTGATGATTTAAAAAATATCGAGCAATTAGATCCACGTATATTAAAAACAGCTTTTAAGATAATCCCATTAAATACCGACAATAACGAGCATAAAATAATTGCTCAGTCTATTATTTCCACTTTTGCAAAAGAACTATTATCTAACAGAACCAAGAAAATAGTTGATTATAACACTGGGCACTCCTTTTTAAAAAAACTAGCATATTTTACGTTGAGTTCCTCTGAACAAGATATTCCTACTTATCTAAGGCCATTTATTGATAATTTCAGCAGTTCAGAAGCTATAGCTGACTTATTTGAAGAATTCATAGTAGCAGAATATAGGTTGAATAGCTACAATAATTTCTGGAAAGTATGGGATATGTTTTATGAGAAAGTAGTTGATTTATGTAAAGATGGTGATAAACAAAAGGATGTAAAAAGTATTGTGCAAAGTTATCTTTTCGCTCAAACCTACTGGAACGAAAAAGACACAGATTGGCAAACACTAACAGATGCTAATAGACGATTCTTTGCAAATATAATAAAAAAGATAGGGCCTTGTACTTCTACCCTTTATTCAATTTCAAAATTGTTAAATGGTATAGGAAGTAACTATCTTAACAATGGCATATCTTGGATTTCTGAAATATTGACTACTAATCAGAATTTATGGAATGAGAAGTTAGAGACAAATACCATTTATTATATAGAAAATATTGTGAAGAAGTACAGTTATAAGAATCGGGAAGATATAAGAAAAACTGTAAAATTGAAACAAGAACTTTTAGTTGTATTAAATTTTTTAATTGAGAAAGAATCTGTCGTTGGTTACATGGTAAGGGAGGATATCCTATAG
- a CDS encoding UbiD family decarboxylase, with amino-acid sequence MREFIEQLRSNGKITDIRQSVSREFEAPRIAKKTPGPVFFHDIEGKKAIMNLLGTRDELAVMLGVPRDMIIQKLSEVQPNGEVVIVSGSPTMEVVDEEVDLYSLPIMKHFAKDGGLYITAGIVVSEYEGSMNASIHRLMVLDKDKLAARLVPPRHTYVLHKKAASKVDKLPIAIVIGADPVITFASTTRVPVGTEFHYAAALRGAPVELFACSNGVKVPHAEIVLEGYIDPVERVSEGPFVDITGTYDEIRPEPVIHITKIIHRKDPIYHGILPAGPEHLLMMGVPYEPKIYRAVSEVTTAKNVVLTEGGCCYLHAVVQIEKQTEGDGKNAIIAAFASHTSLKHVVVVDEDIDIFDPKDVEFAIATRVKGDMDVMIITNVRGSSLDPRGAPDGTTTKIGIDATKVLKQVEIFERAKMPE; translated from the coding sequence ATGAGAGAATTTATAGAACAGCTAAGAAGCAATGGCAAGATCACGGATATCAGGCAGAGTGTTTCAAGGGAGTTCGAAGCACCCAGGATAGCGAAAAAGACACCTGGACCTGTGTTTTTCCATGATATCGAGGGAAAGAAAGCGATCATGAACCTGCTGGGTACGCGGGATGAGCTTGCAGTCATGCTCGGAGTGCCCCGGGATATGATCATTCAGAAACTTTCTGAAGTCCAGCCGAACGGGGAGGTAGTAATAGTTTCGGGGTCTCCTACAATGGAAGTTGTGGATGAGGAGGTTGACCTGTACAGCCTCCCCATTATGAAACATTTTGCAAAGGACGGAGGTCTTTACATCACTGCCGGTATCGTGGTCAGTGAGTACGAAGGCTCCATGAATGCATCCATACACCGCCTGATGGTGCTTGATAAGGATAAGCTGGCTGCAAGGCTTGTGCCTCCGAGGCATACCTATGTATTGCACAAAAAGGCTGCTTCAAAGGTAGACAAACTGCCGATAGCAATTGTCATAGGTGCCGATCCGGTAATAACGTTCGCCTCAACCACCCGTGTGCCCGTAGGAACAGAATTCCACTATGCAGCAGCTCTTAGAGGTGCTCCGGTGGAATTGTTCGCATGCAGCAATGGCGTGAAAGTTCCTCACGCTGAGATCGTACTGGAAGGTTACATCGACCCTGTGGAACGTGTGTCAGAAGGACCATTTGTTGATATCACCGGCACTTATGACGAGATACGTCCTGAACCTGTTATACACATTACAAAGATCATACACAGGAAAGATCCCATTTATCACGGCATCCTTCCGGCGGGACCGGAACACCTGCTTATGATGGGTGTGCCATACGAACCTAAAATATACAGAGCTGTGAGCGAGGTGACCACAGCGAAGAACGTGGTGCTCACAGAAGGCGGATGCTGTTATCTGCATGCAGTGGTGCAGATCGAAAAGCAGACCGAAGGTGATGGAAAGAACGCTATCATAGCAGCCTTTGCAAGCCACACAAGCCTTAAGCATGTGGTGGTAGTGGACGAGGACATCGATATCTTCGACCCGAAGGACGTGGAGTTCGCCATTGCGACCCGCGTAAAGGGCGACATGGATGTCATGATCATTACCAATGTCCGGGGAAGTTCCCTGGACCCGCGGGGCGCACCTGACGGCACAACTACAAAAATAGGTATAGATGCCACTAAAGTCCTGAAACAGGTGGAGATATTTGAAAGGGCGAAGATGCCCGAGTAG
- a CDS encoding aconitase X, whose protein sequence is MYLTTEEQAMLDGEEGETLRKAIEILVSLGDIYGADRLIPVKSAQIAGVSYKTIGDAGLEWISDLHGKVRIPSILNPAGMDLQDWEKMRIDPEFAHKQQLIIEAYEKLGISSKCTCTPYYLEGFNAICADHLAWSESSAVSYANSVIGARTNREGGPSALSAALVGKTANYGYHLDEMRKPTVSVTVDYELKGSDYGALGYIVGNIVGSRVPLFILKGKPDNEELKSLGAAMAASGAVALYHVEGVTPEARKNKFARPDENIVIEESQIREIYDKTKPDINDLDIITIGCPHCSPAELSLIAGLLEGTTVSKEVWICTSREVANKYAGIVKSIEKSGAKVICDTCMVVSPATEKYKAMMVNSGKALAYVPGMCGVPTLFGDIYKCIREAVKE, encoded by the coding sequence ATGTATCTTACAACAGAAGAACAGGCAATGCTCGATGGCGAAGAAGGCGAAACACTTCGGAAGGCCATTGAGATACTGGTTTCCCTGGGCGATATTTACGGTGCTGACAGGCTAATTCCTGTCAAGAGCGCACAGATTGCCGGTGTTTCCTACAAGACCATAGGCGATGCAGGCCTGGAATGGATATCTGATCTGCATGGCAAAGTAAGGATCCCCTCCATACTCAATCCTGCGGGCATGGACCTGCAGGACTGGGAAAAAATGCGGATAGATCCGGAATTTGCACATAAACAACAGCTTATTATTGAAGCTTACGAAAAACTGGGTATCAGCTCCAAATGCACGTGTACTCCCTATTATCTGGAAGGATTCAATGCCATCTGCGCAGATCACCTTGCATGGAGCGAGTCATCCGCAGTCTCCTATGCAAATTCCGTCATCGGGGCAAGGACTAACCGTGAAGGTGGTCCATCAGCTCTCTCGGCAGCCCTTGTGGGCAAGACTGCCAACTATGGATACCATCTCGATGAGATGCGCAAACCCACAGTATCGGTTACAGTGGATTATGAACTGAAGGGCTCTGATTACGGTGCCCTTGGGTATATCGTAGGGAATATAGTGGGCAGCAGAGTGCCTTTGTTCATCCTGAAAGGCAAGCCTGACAATGAAGAGCTGAAGTCGCTGGGTGCTGCCATGGCCGCTTCCGGAGCTGTTGCCCTGTATCATGTGGAAGGCGTTACCCCTGAAGCAAGGAAGAACAAATTTGCAAGGCCCGATGAGAACATAGTCATCGAGGAAAGTCAGATAAGGGAAATATACGACAAGACAAAACCCGACATCAATGACCTGGATATCATAACAATAGGCTGTCCGCATTGTTCCCCGGCCGAACTTTCTCTGATAGCAGGATTGCTTGAAGGCACGACCGTTAGTAAGGAAGTGTGGATCTGCACTTCCAGGGAAGTTGCAAACAAGTATGCTGGAATTGTAAAGTCCATTGAGAAAAGCGGGGCAAAAGTGATCTGCGATACATGTATGGTCGTATCACCGGCAACTGAAAAATATAAGGCGATGATGGTGAATTCCGGCAAAGCCCTGGCATACGTACCCGGTATGTGTGGGGTTCCCACCCTCTTTGGTGATATCTATAAATGTATCAGGGAGGCGGTGAAGGAATGA
- a CDS encoding DUF126 domain-containing protein gives MKVKCRTISRGCAEGEVLITSDTISFLGNIDPKTGKVVDGNHELFGQSIKDKVLVFPHGKGSTVGSYVIYQLFKNGVAPAAMINLESEPIVAVGAIISAIPLVDRLEKDPGSILKNGMSIKVNSSEGYVEVPEG, from the coding sequence ATGAAGGTCAAGTGCCGGACCATTTCCAGAGGCTGTGCAGAGGGGGAAGTGCTGATTACGAGTGATACCATCTCGTTTTTGGGTAACATAGATCCTAAGACCGGGAAAGTGGTGGATGGCAACCATGAACTTTTCGGGCAGTCGATCAAGGACAAGGTCTTGGTCTTCCCTCATGGGAAGGGCTCGACTGTGGGTTCATATGTAATATACCAGCTCTTCAAGAACGGCGTTGCCCCTGCAGCCATGATCAACCTGGAATCTGAGCCTATAGTTGCTGTAGGTGCTATTATTTCTGCCATACCGCTGGTTGACAGACTGGAGAAGGATCCAGGTTCCATCCTCAAGAATGGCATGTCCATAAAAGTAAATAGTAGTGAAGGGTATGTCGAAGTACCTGAAGGATAA
- a CDS encoding TIGR04013 family B12-binding domain/radical SAM domain-containing protein — MEICLRWKRKNAFSLAALAPLLPSIRRVKTPTDGIMIYSLVTRQAASVFREVQNATTNSIFIAGGPHPSGDPEGTLRYFDYVVIGEGEATLPELVQTLLQGGDVSTVKGIAYRDTDGKIIFTPKREPIELDDFPCFDPHLIKAPIEISRGCPWKCKYCQIPQMFGSKVRHRSIDSIVKYAQHYKDLRFVSSNSFAYGGDGIHPRFDKVEKLLEALHAIGNKDIYFGTFPSEVRPEFVTDESLEMVNKYCTNDRISLGAQSGSECVLREIRRGHSVREVEIAVERCFEHGITPTVDFILGFPDETEEEQEMSLELIKWICIKGGEVRAHYLEPLPGTPYARVSPSKVSEKVNSELGKLALNGKITGSWE, encoded by the coding sequence ATGGAAATTTGTCTGAGGTGGAAAAGAAAGAACGCTTTCAGCCTTGCTGCGCTTGCACCATTGCTGCCCAGTATACGCAGAGTTAAAACACCCACTGACGGTATAATGATCTATAGTCTGGTGACCAGGCAGGCAGCAAGCGTTTTCAGGGAAGTGCAGAATGCAACCACCAATTCAATTTTCATAGCTGGTGGCCCTCATCCATCTGGAGATCCTGAAGGCACTTTGCGATACTTTGATTATGTGGTGATAGGTGAAGGTGAAGCAACACTTCCAGAGCTTGTACAAACGTTGCTGCAAGGTGGAGATGTGAGCACTGTCAAAGGTATCGCCTACAGGGATACCGATGGAAAAATAATCTTCACTCCAAAAAGGGAGCCTATAGAACTGGATGATTTCCCCTGTTTCGATCCGCATCTTATCAAAGCTCCCATAGAGATCAGCCGGGGATGTCCCTGGAAGTGTAAATACTGCCAGATCCCACAGATGTTCGGCAGTAAAGTAAGGCACCGCAGTATAGATTCCATAGTGAAGTATGCTCAGCACTATAAGGACCTGAGGTTCGTTTCATCTAATTCGTTCGCCTATGGAGGCGATGGTATACATCCGAGGTTCGATAAGGTGGAAAAACTACTGGAAGCGTTGCATGCGATCGGGAACAAGGACATTTATTTTGGTACTTTTCCTTCGGAAGTGAGACCAGAGTTCGTGACAGACGAATCTCTGGAAATGGTGAACAAGTATTGTACCAATGACAGGATCAGTCTTGGTGCACAGTCCGGCAGTGAATGTGTTCTTAGAGAGATCCGCAGGGGTCACAGTGTAAGGGAAGTAGAAATAGCCGTTGAACGTTGTTTTGAACATGGGATCACACCTACTGTTGACTTTATCCTGGGTTTCCCTGATGAAACCGAAGAAGAGCAGGAGATGAGCCTTGAACTTATAAAGTGGATATGCATCAAAGGCGGTGAAGTGCGGGCACATTATCTTGAACCTTTGCCTGGAACACCTTATGCTCGTGTGTCTCCAAGCAAGGTAAGCGAAAAGGTTAACAGTGAACTTGGCAAGCTTGCTCTGAACGGCAAGATAACGGGTTCATGGGAGTGA